CGAGGGGCAGGCCCATCAGCGTGAAGGGGACCGCGCCGATGGCGATCTTGTGGTTCCACAGGGTGCCATGCGTGAAGGTGACGGCGATTGCCAGCAGGGTGGTGCCGAGCAGGCTCTTCCAGATATTCGGCAGGACCGAACCGCGCATGACCAGGAACAGGCGCAGTGCGGAGGGGCGGCCGCGGACGATCATGCCGATTCCGCCGCGCGCCGGCGTGGCGGGGAGAAGATGGAATCGGACTGGCGCTGCATCATAGGATTCGAAAACTGCCTGAACGCCATCATTGTGCTACAGGCGCGAAAACTGCCGCGTCCAGCTGAGCGATGGCAAATCCCATTCTGAACTTGGTTGAAGGAAATGACTAATTCTCATTCCTGATGCCCGCTATGCATACGATGAATGGTGCGGTGCAGCGAATTTGCCGCGTGTGGCATGTTGTCGCCATGCCGGCAGCACCAAGTGGAGTTACTGGAAGCTGTGGGATTTTCGCTGGAGGGCATCACCACGCTCAGCCGGCTGCCTGCCACGGACGCAGCCCGGCGATCGCTTCTTCCTTGTTCTTGGCCTCGATCTCGATCCACGGCGCCTGCATGTAACACGCGGGCATCGTCGCGATCAGGTCCGAGTGCTGGCGGTCGTTGAAGCCCTCGCGCCCGTTCGAGATGTGCACCATCTGCTGCGCCGGATCCGGCCAGGTCGCGCGCGCCTTTTCCAGCATCTCGGCCACGCTCGGGTCGTCGTAGCTGGACAGCTTTTCGCTGACGATGTGATGGTGGGCATCGAACACCATCGGCACCCCGCTGCGCACGCAGACGTCGTGGATCTGGGCCGCGCTGTACGAATATTCATCGTTCTCCAGGCACAGGCGCAGGCGGATCGGATCGGGCAGCGCCCTGATGCGCTCGACCAGCGCGTCGCTGCGGTTGGCCTTGCCGCCGTGGATCTCGAGCACGGCCCAGGGCGAGCGCGGCTGCTCCAGCAAGTCCATGATGTCGGCGTGCATCTG
This window of the Massilia sp. WG5 genome carries:
- the uvsE gene encoding UV DNA damage repair endonuclease UvsE, which produces MSPELGLVCITVSKDVRYRTVTRKRLLEQSDAGQRKILDDIYRDNLQTLDGALQYCKREGIRLYRLPSSIFPFFDEDIGREVMRDLAPSLARTGRRATELGMRLVMHPDQFVVLSSDSPDVVANSIKILQMHADIMDLLEQPRSPWAVLEIHGGKANRSDALVERIRALPDPIRLRLCLENDEYSYSAAQIHDVCVRSGVPMVFDAHHHIVSEKLSSYDDPSVAEMLEKARATWPDPAQQMVHISNGREGFNDRQHSDLIATMPACYMQAPWIEIEAKNKEEAIAGLRPWQAAG